One Bufo gargarizans isolate SCDJY-AF-19 chromosome 3, ASM1485885v1, whole genome shotgun sequence DNA segment encodes these proteins:
- the LOC122931915 gene encoding neural Wiskott-Aldrich syndrome protein-like isoform X2 — protein sequence MPMDRFELGYEPRKFRGRGNRGRGNFIGRGMKVQASFGRDKFVNKPMNGIVPMRRGIGRMHPYMDPRGRGGMRGRPPGFMPPPPLPPREMGEPFPPPLPPPPPPLAPLRRGHPPPPGLMGFRGMPPPPRGRGMLPPPPPRGNFSQLRGT from the exons ATGCCAATGGACCGGTTCGAGCTCGGCTACGAGCCCAGGAAATTTAG GGGCCGAGGAAATCGGGGCAGGGGGAACTTCATTGGTAGAGGCATGAAGGTTCAAGCGTCATTTGGAAGAGACAAGTTTGTGAATAAACCAATGAATGGCATTGTACCAATGAG ACGTGGTATTGGGAGAATGCATCCGTACATGGACCCTCGAGGACGTGGAGGTATGAGAGGACGACCTCCAGGATttatgccaccaccaccacttccTCCAAGGGAAATGGGAGAACCCTTTCCACCACCACTCCCTCCACCACCACCTCCCCTCGCTCCTCTAAG GCGTGGACACCCACCACCACCTGGACTGATGGGGTTTAGAGGCATGCCACCTCCTCCCCGTGGTAGAGGTATgttgccgccaccaccaccaagaGGAAACTTTTCTCAACTAAGAGG CACATAG
- the LOC122931915 gene encoding formin-like protein 20 isoform X1, protein MPMDRFELGYEPRKFRGRGNRGRGNFIGRGMKVQASFGRDKFVNKPMNGIVPMRRGIGRMHPYMDPRGRGGMRGRPPGFMPPPPLPPREMGEPFPPPLPPPPPPLAPLRRGHPPPPGLMGFRGMPPPPRGRGMLPPPPPRGNFSQLRGFPNGRGAAAHPPPPGRGQRWPGPPGGRRF, encoded by the exons ATGCCAATGGACCGGTTCGAGCTCGGCTACGAGCCCAGGAAATTTAG GGGCCGAGGAAATCGGGGCAGGGGGAACTTCATTGGTAGAGGCATGAAGGTTCAAGCGTCATTTGGAAGAGACAAGTTTGTGAATAAACCAATGAATGGCATTGTACCAATGAG ACGTGGTATTGGGAGAATGCATCCGTACATGGACCCTCGAGGACGTGGAGGTATGAGAGGACGACCTCCAGGATttatgccaccaccaccacttccTCCAAGGGAAATGGGAGAACCCTTTCCACCACCACTCCCTCCACCACCACCTCCCCTCGCTCCTCTAAG GCGTGGACACCCACCACCACCTGGACTGATGGGGTTTAGAGGCATGCCACCTCCTCCCCGTGGTAGAGGTATgttgccgccaccaccaccaagaGGAAACTTTTCTCAACTAAGAGG CTTTCCCAATGGACGCGGTGCTGCAGCACATCCTCCGCCACCTGGCCGGGGCCAGAGATGGCCCGGACCGCCAGGTGGCAGACGCTTTTAA